TGCTCGAGCGCGAGGCCGGGATGCCCCTGACCGCACGCAGCGGACGAGGCATCGTGCTGACGAGCGCAGGCCAGGCGCTCGCTCGAAGCGCCACTGACATCGCGATCGCCTTGGAGCGCGCCGCAGCGCTGTGGGACGAATTCCGCAACCATCCGAGCGGCGAGGTCACGCTGCTCACCTTCCCCACGATCGGTGCAACCCTGTTGCCGAGCGTGCTCATCGACCTGGCCCAGGTCGCCGGGCTCACCGTGCGCTGCACCGACCTCGACCCCGAGCTCGAGGAGTTCGCCGATCACACCGGCGACTTCGACATCGTGCTCGCCCACACGATGCCGGGCCTGCTCCCATGGGGCGGCCGGGGCCTGCGTGCCGTCCCGCTCCTCACCGAGCCGCTCGACATCGGCCTGCCCGCAGACCACCGCCTCGCGGGCCGCGCGCACGTCACGGCGGCCGACCTCGTCGACGAGACTTGGCTCGGGGTCCCCATGGGCTATCCCTTCGAGCGCATCCTGCACGAGGTGGAGCAGCAGGCCGGGTCGCGAGTGCAGGTGAGCCAGCGGTTCAGCGACATGCGCATCATGGAGGCCTTCATCGAGGCAGGGCTCGGCATCGCCTTCGTGCCGCGCTACACGTCGGGCCCCGTGTCATCCGGCATCGTGCTGAAGCCGCTCCGCGGCGTGGCATCCGCTCGCCAGATCGTTGCGCTTGTGCGACCGGATGTCGCGGAGCGACTCGCCGTGCGCACCGTGCTCGACGTGCTCGTCGATCGTGCCGCGCGGCTCGAGTCCGCGCGCGCGGCCGCATGACGATCGGCATCATCGCCCTGCAAACCGGCTCGGACGCTCCCGGCGACCGGAACCTCGGCGTCACGGTCGTGCCGGGTACACTTCGGCAGCATGGGCGATGACGCGATCCTGTTCGAAGTGTCCGACGGGCTGGCGCACGTCACGCTCAACCGCACCTCGCGACTGAACGCCGTCGACCCCGACGCGATCCGCCTGTGGCGAACCATCGCGCATGAGGTCGCCGAGCGCGACGACATCGGCGCCGTGCTCTTCGACGCGAACGGCCGCGCGTTCTGCGCGGGCGGCGACGTGCTCGCGATGTCGCAACTCGCGGCGGGGCAACCCGACGCGGGCGCCGTGATCACCGGCCTCGCCGACGTGATCCACGAGGGCCATCGGGTGCTGCGCGAGAGCGCGAAGCCCATCGTCGCGGCAGTGCAGGGCCCCGTCGCCGGGGGTGGACTCGGCTTCATGCTCGTCGCCGACGTCATCGTCGCCTCCGAGCGCGCCACGTTCGCGAGCAGGTATGCGGATGTCGGACTCACCCCCGATTGCGGCGTCAGCACCCTGCTGCCCGAGGCGATCGGCGCCCTCCGCGCGCTCGAGCTCACCCTCACCTCGCGCACCCTCTCGGCGACGGAGGCACTCGAGTGGGGACTCGTGACCGAGGTCGTGGCCCCCGAGGCGCTCGACGCTCGCGCCCGCGAGATCGCCGCGTCGTGGCTCCACGGGGCGACCGCCGCGTTCGGGCAGACAAAGCGACTCATGCGGGCCGGACTCGCTCGCTCCTTCCGCGAGGCGCTCGACGACGAGGCCCGCACGATCGGGGCCGCGTTCGAGTCGCCGCATGCGCGAGCCGCGGTCGCTGCCTTCGCGAGGGCCTCATCCGTACGCGCATCCGCCCAGAGCGGGCCCCCGACCGCGCAGGAGTGACGTTGTTCGACCGGAGTGCGTGGAGCGGATGCCTCCACGCGAACATCCTCACTCCAGTGCGGTAAGCAGGACAGATCGAGACGAGGAGGGCGGATGCAGGATCCGGCAGAGCAGTTCAATGGCATCGCCGCGGAGATCGCGCGGCGCGTGAAGGCCGCGGACCTGACGGTCGCGGTGGCCGAGTCGCTCACGAGCGGCGCGCTCTCGAACGCGCTCGGTGCGGGGCATGATGCATCC
The Agromyces albus DNA segment above includes these coding regions:
- a CDS encoding enoyl-CoA hydratase/isomerase family protein; the protein is MGDDAILFEVSDGLAHVTLNRTSRLNAVDPDAIRLWRTIAHEVAERDDIGAVLFDANGRAFCAGGDVLAMSQLAAGQPDAGAVITGLADVIHEGHRVLRESAKPIVAAVQGPVAGGGLGFMLVADVIVASERATFASRYADVGLTPDCGVSTLLPEAIGALRALELTLTSRTLSATEALEWGLVTEVVAPEALDARAREIAASWLHGATAAFGQTKRLMRAGLARSFREALDDEARTIGAAFESPHARAAVAAFARASSVRASAQSGPPTAQE
- a CDS encoding LysR family transcriptional regulator, which produces MDVHRLDLLRELSERGSVTAVAEATGRTPSAVSQQLKVLEREAGMPLTARSGRGIVLTSAGQALARSATDIAIALERAAALWDEFRNHPSGEVTLLTFPTIGATLLPSVLIDLAQVAGLTVRCTDLDPELEEFADHTGDFDIVLAHTMPGLLPWGGRGLRAVPLLTEPLDIGLPADHRLAGRAHVTAADLVDETWLGVPMGYPFERILHEVEQQAGSRVQVSQRFSDMRIMEAFIEAGLGIAFVPRYTSGPVSSGIVLKPLRGVASARQIVALVRPDVAERLAVRTVLDVLVDRAARLESARAAA